From the genome of Fimbriimonadaceae bacterium, one region includes:
- a CDS encoding polysaccharide biosynthesis protein, which translates to MYLQDKHVLVTGGTGSLGQTIVRRMLSMETGAPARVTVFSRDEAKQHYLRLEYAKPKPGLSELAVERSRNVLKFSIGNVRDYDSVCRVLKGVDIVINAAALKQVPSCELFPYQAVQTNIIGAQHLISAIRDTAPQIESVIGISTDKACKPINVMGMTKALMERMFIEANIQCPGTRFSLVRYGNVIASRGSVVPLFEEQIRNGGPITITTPDMTRFLLSLEQAVDTVFAALVHGNAGETFIPKVAAARIVDLARVMIEDSGKKIKTLNTGIRPGEKIHEIMVSDEERYRTVERGNYYVIQPMIEGIPHITLDKPVLETEYSSELVNLDDDGIRRLIAPIIEQKLFSVPVAA; encoded by the coding sequence ATGTACTTGCAGGATAAGCACGTCCTTGTTACGGGTGGCACGGGATCACTTGGGCAAACTATCGTACGCCGCATGCTGTCAATGGAAACCGGTGCGCCAGCGAGGGTCACGGTTTTTTCGCGTGACGAAGCCAAGCAACACTATTTGCGCCTCGAATACGCAAAGCCTAAGCCTGGGTTAAGTGAGCTCGCGGTTGAGCGGAGTCGCAACGTGCTCAAGTTCTCGATCGGAAACGTTCGCGATTACGACAGCGTTTGCCGAGTTCTGAAGGGTGTCGATATCGTCATCAACGCGGCTGCCTTGAAGCAGGTGCCAAGCTGTGAGCTTTTCCCGTATCAAGCGGTTCAGACAAACATCATCGGCGCACAGCATTTGATCAGCGCTATCCGTGACACCGCTCCGCAGATTGAGAGCGTGATCGGCATCAGCACGGATAAGGCCTGCAAGCCGATCAACGTAATGGGCATGACGAAGGCCTTGATGGAGAGAATGTTCATCGAAGCTAACATTCAGTGCCCTGGCACACGTTTTTCGCTCGTGCGATACGGCAACGTTATCGCGTCCCGAGGATCGGTCGTGCCTTTGTTTGAGGAGCAGATTCGAAACGGCGGTCCGATCACGATCACGACGCCAGATATGACCCGCTTTTTGCTCAGCCTTGAGCAAGCAGTGGACACGGTATTCGCCGCGCTAGTCCATGGAAATGCGGGTGAGACGTTCATTCCCAAGGTTGCTGCTGCACGAATCGTTGACCTTGCTAGGGTGATGATTGAGGATTCTGGGAAAAAAATCAAAACCCTGAATACCGGCATTCGCCCAGGCGAAAAGATCCACGAGATTATGGTCTCTGATGAGGAGCGATATCGCACGGTCGAGCGCGGTAACTACTACGTTATCCAGCCGATGATCGAAGGCATCCCTCATATCACCCTCGATAAGCCGGTTCTTGAGACGGAGTATTCGTCAGAGTTGGTGAATCTGGATGACGATGGAATTCGAAGGTTGATCGCGCCGATCATCGAGCAAAAGCTGTTCAGCGTTCCGGTGGCCGCATGA
- a CDS encoding glycosyltransferase: MPKNKELSILYLGAFTPDRPEYKNSATSTAGNIFQLNFLAAFKPAGLPAPEVCSYRPMPSFPRSKKLFYLGGKDILSDGTQVRFLAFLNLGALKIITLGLSSCLQVIRWGLRNRASKRRVVIAYNLTAPPAWPIFWACRLVGCEFVPFIGDIYVPGEVVKDTWLRRREFAGQRRIIPKVDGLLVANQAIIEDFAQGRDALLIEGGVPSAFVQRFASRHKQDEDHFNIVFAGQLSELNGIPLIIEAMKRLQGDRYRLSIAGGGEYADAVKKAAEADPRITYHGLIPHHEVLALYAKADLLLSLRRTHYQTHRYVFPSKVVECLATGCPLLTTDTGHAREEFGSFVILLEDETPEAVADKIEEIATWSPDKRAKLGKAAQAYVKANRSWESNVKRLKDYLDQVAA, from the coding sequence ATGCCAAAAAACAAAGAGCTTTCGATCCTCTATCTGGGAGCGTTCACTCCTGACCGGCCTGAATACAAGAACTCTGCGACAAGCACCGCTGGCAATATCTTCCAGCTCAACTTCTTGGCGGCGTTCAAACCCGCAGGACTTCCAGCCCCCGAAGTGTGCAGCTACAGACCGATGCCCTCATTCCCGAGATCGAAAAAGCTCTTCTATCTTGGCGGGAAGGATATTCTTAGCGACGGCACTCAGGTGCGATTTCTTGCGTTCTTGAACCTGGGAGCGCTGAAGATCATTACGCTCGGACTGTCGTCCTGCCTCCAGGTGATCCGATGGGGATTGCGTAACAGAGCGAGTAAGCGCCGAGTTGTCATTGCCTACAATCTCACCGCGCCACCCGCTTGGCCCATCTTCTGGGCATGCCGTCTCGTAGGGTGTGAATTCGTGCCTTTTATCGGCGACATCTATGTTCCGGGTGAGGTCGTTAAAGACACTTGGCTTCGTCGTCGGGAGTTTGCCGGGCAAAGGCGAATCATCCCGAAAGTCGACGGTCTACTCGTCGCGAACCAAGCGATCATCGAGGACTTCGCCCAAGGTCGGGATGCCCTGCTCATCGAAGGCGGTGTGCCGTCCGCTTTCGTTCAAAGATTTGCCTCTCGTCACAAGCAAGACGAAGATCATTTCAACATCGTCTTTGCCGGTCAATTGAGTGAGTTGAACGGCATTCCGCTGATCATTGAAGCGATGAAACGGCTTCAGGGCGACCGGTACCGGCTCTCAATTGCAGGGGGCGGCGAATATGCGGACGCCGTCAAGAAAGCTGCAGAGGCTGACCCACGCATCACCTACCACGGTCTGATTCCTCATCACGAAGTGTTAGCGCTTTACGCCAAGGCAGATCTACTTCTTAGCCTCCGACGGACTCATTACCAAACTCATCGCTATGTCTTCCCGTCGAAAGTTGTCGAGTGCCTGGCGACGGGTTGTCCCTTGCTCACGACAGATACAGGCCACGCCCGCGAGGAGTTCGGCAGTTTTGTTATCTTGCTTGAGGACGAGACTCCCGAAGCCGTCGCAGACAAGATCGAAGAGATAGCAACTTGGTCGCCGGACAAACGGGCAAAACTCGGGAAAGCCGCGCAAGCATACGTTAAGGCGAACAGGTCGTGGGAGTCCAATGTCAAGAGGCTAAAAGACTATCTCGACCAGGTGGCAGCATGA
- the wecB gene encoding UDP-N-acetylglucosamine 2-epimerase (non-hydrolyzing) — MKIATILGTRPEIIRLSKVIELLDKHCKHTLVHTGQNYDPNLSEVFFEELGVRKPDVWWGVQGAGYGQQIAEVINNAAEFFTIHRPDRVLILGDTNSGLAALVAARLGIPVYHMEAGNRCFDNRVPEEINRRVIDQCSTLLMPYTHRSKENLLAEGFPLNRIYVTGNPIFEVLEAYKSQIDSSNILKTLGIESKRYCAVTMHRAENVDAPERLKSLLEGLDRVATEHNMPVIVSLHPRTADKVKKNDLAPKSSLVRFVTPMGFFDFVKLEKEARCVLTDSGTVQEEAAILGVPNVVIRDVTERAETIEAGSGILSGARPEEILTAVNFAISNPHGWTPPAEYLQPNVSSVVSSIVLGYRYAAAA; from the coding sequence ATGAAAATCGCGACGATCCTTGGCACCCGGCCCGAAATTATTCGGCTGAGCAAGGTCATCGAGCTTCTCGATAAGCATTGCAAGCATACGCTTGTTCACACCGGTCAGAACTACGATCCGAACCTGAGCGAGGTCTTTTTTGAAGAGCTCGGCGTTCGAAAGCCGGATGTTTGGTGGGGCGTTCAAGGTGCTGGATACGGGCAGCAGATTGCCGAAGTAATCAACAATGCAGCCGAATTCTTCACGATTCATCGACCAGACAGGGTCCTGATCTTGGGCGATACGAACAGTGGACTGGCAGCCCTTGTCGCGGCGCGGCTGGGCATTCCCGTGTATCACATGGAGGCAGGCAACCGCTGCTTCGATAACCGTGTGCCGGAAGAGATCAACCGCCGTGTTATCGATCAGTGCAGCACCCTGCTGATGCCCTACACTCATCGAAGCAAGGAGAACCTCCTCGCTGAGGGATTCCCGCTCAATCGCATTTACGTCACGGGCAACCCAATCTTTGAGGTGCTTGAAGCCTACAAATCTCAGATCGACTCCAGCAACATTCTTAAAACCCTAGGCATAGAATCGAAACGTTACTGTGCCGTAACGATGCACAGGGCCGAGAATGTTGACGCGCCCGAGCGATTGAAGAGCTTGCTGGAAGGGCTGGATCGAGTAGCCACCGAGCACAACATGCCTGTGATCGTCAGTCTGCACCCTCGAACTGCCGACAAGGTAAAGAAGAACGATCTTGCTCCCAAGTCGTCGCTCGTGCGATTTGTGACTCCCATGGGCTTTTTTGACTTCGTGAAGTTGGAGAAGGAGGCGCGGTGCGTCCTGACCGACAGCGGCACGGTTCAGGAAGAGGCCGCAATTCTAGGCGTACCGAACGTCGTCATTCGCGACGTGACCGAACGCGCTGAGACGATTGAGGCGGGCTCGGGGATCCTATCGGGCGCGAGACCCGAAGAGATCCTAACCGCTGTAAACTTTGCAATCAGCAATCCGCACGGTTGGACGCCTCCTGCCGAGTACCTCCAGCCAAATGTTTCATCTGTTGTTTCAAGTATTGTTTTGGGTTATCGCTACGCGGCTGCTGCTTAG
- a CDS encoding response regulator: MTGYIQHPAGTILIIIMCVTYLSGLRAGMIGSAITICYLAWFYATPGLLLEYTAQGMRRLLGGIIYLPLFTFIVGSLQNRLRNAAIREFDAREAAETEATQRYQAETSLKSSEDMWRLVVDSAMDAIIAIRDDGTITLWSRNAEAMFAWSSDEVVGKLLVETIVPPQYRNAHTEGLRRFVETGEERILGRRLELTALAKDGREFPVELSIVCHKQLDGHIFIGFVRDLTEQKKLNERLRQAQKMEAIGTLAGGIAHDFNNIIAAISGNVMLVRGDMEPHHPAQESLAEIEKAVNRATYVVRQILTFSSSREKGAEVIDMSSTLSEATKLLRATLPASMEIETHFEPDLPPIFADSTDIHQIVLNLGINAHHAMHGKNGKLDIQVNQVILDDATANSLLSVKPGKYLRVSFGDTGSGMDSQTLQRIFEPFFTTKAQGEGTGLGLSVVYGIVERHNGAITVYSEPGKGTVFHIYFPAAEGEAKLTDPKPIEVAEGNGERILYVDDDEALAYMMTRMLRRLNYKVASFQHPGEALEAFRSDPYGFDLVITDMSMPHMDGPALVHEMQAIRPEVPIIMVTGYIRPKDLEQAKNLGISELILKPNTVTEMGQTLHRILSELKVGDSPAHGPGA, from the coding sequence ATGACCGGATACATACAGCACCCGGCTGGCACGATCTTGATCATTATCATGTGCGTGACTTACCTTTCGGGTTTGCGCGCTGGAATGATTGGCTCCGCAATCACGATCTGCTACCTCGCATGGTTTTATGCGACTCCCGGCCTGCTTCTTGAATACACGGCTCAAGGTATGCGACGTTTGCTCGGCGGCATAATCTATCTCCCGCTGTTCACCTTTATTGTTGGCTCTTTGCAGAATCGTTTGAGGAACGCTGCGATTCGCGAGTTTGACGCGCGCGAAGCCGCAGAGACCGAAGCAACTCAGCGATATCAAGCCGAAACATCGCTCAAGTCCAGCGAAGACATGTGGCGCTTGGTAGTAGATTCGGCGATGGACGCGATTATAGCAATTCGAGACGACGGAACAATCACCCTCTGGAGCCGGAATGCTGAAGCCATGTTTGCCTGGAGCAGCGATGAGGTCGTAGGGAAACTCCTTGTCGAAACAATCGTACCGCCACAATACCGCAATGCCCATACGGAAGGACTGCGCCGATTTGTCGAAACAGGGGAAGAGAGAATCCTTGGACGCAGGCTGGAACTGACAGCTCTTGCTAAAGACGGTCGTGAGTTTCCTGTTGAGCTTAGTATTGTGTGCCACAAACAGCTGGACGGGCACATCTTTATCGGATTCGTTAGAGACCTCACCGAACAGAAGAAGCTCAATGAAAGATTAAGACAAGCCCAGAAGATGGAAGCAATCGGGACTCTGGCAGGCGGTATCGCGCACGATTTCAACAATATCATCGCGGCCATCTCAGGAAATGTGATGCTTGTTCGCGGCGATATGGAGCCGCATCATCCTGCACAAGAGAGTCTTGCTGAAATTGAAAAGGCTGTCAACCGAGCCACCTATGTCGTCCGACAGATTCTCACATTCAGCAGTTCCAGAGAGAAAGGGGCTGAGGTAATCGACATGTCCTCTACGCTTTCGGAGGCGACAAAACTGCTTAGAGCAACACTGCCTGCAAGCATGGAGATCGAAACGCACTTCGAGCCTGACTTACCTCCGATCTTTGCCGACAGCACAGACATTCACCAGATAGTTCTGAACTTAGGCATTAATGCACATCACGCCATGCACGGCAAGAACGGAAAGCTTGATATTCAAGTGAATCAGGTGATTCTAGACGATGCCACTGCAAATTCGCTACTTAGTGTCAAGCCTGGCAAATACCTACGTGTGTCGTTTGGAGACACCGGAAGCGGCATGGACTCCCAAACACTTCAGCGCATTTTTGAGCCGTTTTTTACAACCAAAGCTCAGGGAGAAGGAACCGGGCTGGGATTGTCTGTCGTCTATGGCATTGTCGAACGGCACAACGGTGCCATCACAGTCTATAGTGAGCCGGGCAAGGGGACCGTATTTCATATTTACTTCCCGGCAGCCGAAGGCGAGGCAAAGCTGACCGATCCGAAACCAATCGAGGTTGCAGAGGGCAACGGAGAGCGTATTCTGTACGTGGACGACGATGAGGCGCTTGCTTACATGATGACCCGTATGCTTCGACGGCTGAATTATAAAGTGGCTAGCTTCCAGCATCCAGGAGAGGCCCTTGAAGCGTTCCGATCAGATCCGTACGGGTTCGACCTTGTCATAACCGACATGTCGATGCCCCATATGGATGGACCTGCACTTGTTCATGAAATGCAAGCAATTCGCCCTGAAGTGCCTATCATTATGGTCACCGGGTACATCCGGCCTAAAGACTTGGAGCAGGCCAAAAACCTGGGTATCAGCGAACTCATTTTGAAGCCGAACACAGTTACAGAAATGGGGCAAACACTTCACCGTATCCTAAGCGAGCTAAAAGTGGGAGATAGCCCGGCGCACGGCCCAGGAGCCTGA
- a CDS encoding glycosyltransferase family 4 protein — MKILFLSQHYKPEPCDTRTSQLAQHLAARGHKTSVITSFPNYPLGKTYEGWRQQIVKKQQVDGVNVIRVPMYPSHTKSPKRRALSYLSFGLSAAILGEIFTKRPNLIWIHHPPLTTGLAGYFLAKIKGVPYVYEIHDLWPETLVSTGVIKEGRITRAIRKVCGFLYKRSAAIVVTSAGMKSHLERQNVEPEKIHVIPQWADEAIYHPVPRDLKFGDEHGLNGKFNVLFAGNLGLAQGLDTVLCAARRLERFENLQIVLVGNGVEAERLKQRVQDEKITNVRFLGQHPAESMPQFFAWADALLIHLKDDPLFAITVPSKTQVYVACGRPILCGVAGDGADVVSKAACGLTFEPEDVDAMANAIAMMIEASDEVRDRFANKARESYLREFGQDALVDRYEALFHGITKIPRAVVGGVESEERTAA; from the coding sequence ATGAAGATCCTGTTTCTTTCTCAGCACTATAAGCCAGAACCGTGCGACACACGCACCTCACAACTCGCGCAGCACCTTGCGGCGCGTGGTCACAAAACCTCTGTGATCACCTCCTTCCCGAACTACCCGCTTGGCAAGACGTATGAGGGTTGGCGTCAACAAATCGTCAAGAAACAGCAAGTCGACGGCGTAAACGTCATTCGTGTGCCGATGTATCCCAGCCACACCAAGTCACCCAAACGCCGGGCATTGAGCTATCTGAGTTTCGGGTTGTCGGCTGCAATCCTGGGTGAAATCTTTACCAAGCGACCCAACCTAATCTGGATTCATCATCCTCCACTTACAACCGGCCTTGCGGGGTACTTCTTGGCCAAAATCAAGGGCGTTCCGTATGTTTACGAGATTCACGATCTCTGGCCCGAAACCCTTGTCAGTACGGGAGTCATCAAGGAAGGTCGCATTACGCGAGCCATCCGAAAGGTTTGCGGCTTTCTCTATAAGCGATCCGCAGCGATCGTCGTAACCTCTGCCGGTATGAAGAGCCACCTAGAGCGGCAAAACGTCGAGCCGGAAAAGATTCATGTCATTCCTCAGTGGGCCGATGAAGCCATTTATCATCCTGTTCCTCGCGACCTGAAGTTTGGCGATGAGCACGGTTTGAATGGCAAATTCAATGTTCTCTTCGCCGGAAATCTGGGCTTAGCCCAAGGGCTGGACACGGTTCTTTGTGCAGCGCGAAGGCTGGAAAGATTTGAGAATCTACAGATTGTCCTGGTCGGGAACGGAGTGGAGGCTGAGCGTCTGAAGCAACGTGTTCAGGACGAGAAGATCACTAATGTTCGGTTTCTGGGACAGCACCCCGCCGAGTCGATGCCACAGTTTTTTGCGTGGGCGGATGCTCTCTTGATTCACCTAAAGGACGATCCGCTCTTTGCGATCACTGTGCCCTCTAAGACTCAGGTTTATGTGGCTTGCGGTCGCCCTATCCTATGCGGTGTAGCCGGAGACGGTGCCGATGTCGTGTCGAAAGCAGCTTGTGGTTTGACCTTTGAGCCGGAAGACGTCGATGCAATGGCGAACGCGATTGCGATGATGATTGAAGCAAGTGACGAGGTCCGTGATCGGTTTGCCAATAAAGCCCGCGAGAGCTACTTGCGCGAGTTTGGGCAGGATGCGCTCGTTGATCGGTATGAGGCTCTGTTCCACGGCATCACCAAGATTCCCCGTGCGGTGGTTGGTGGAGTCGAGTCGGAAGAGCGAACGGCAGCGTGA
- a CDS encoding SDR family oxidoreductase: MEQARLDSRVLVLGATGMLGHKVVQTLSPCFEAWATCRKPYSALVSYDIFDQERLITGLDAASLDDVDRVIEDVQPQFVINCIGIVKQHQLANDAVACLTVNSLLPHRAAKACERVGGKFIHISTDCVFDGKGGNYSESDVPTAEDLYGRSKWMGEVTEGTALTLRTSIIGPELDGCSGLLEWFLSEHKEVKGYTNALFSGLTTVELARVIARLITERPDLKGLYQVAGPAISKYDLLHLIKEAFGLKTIITPDSQVQIDRTLNGEKFVAGAGYSAPSWREMIQEITAHMKLKEREHYVLAG, translated from the coding sequence ATGGAGCAAGCGCGGCTGGATTCCCGGGTACTTGTCTTAGGCGCGACAGGAATGTTGGGTCATAAGGTTGTACAAACATTAAGCCCCTGCTTCGAGGCTTGGGCGACCTGCCGTAAGCCATATTCAGCTCTTGTCAGCTACGATATCTTCGACCAAGAGAGATTGATCACTGGCCTTGATGCGGCGTCTCTCGACGACGTTGACCGGGTCATAGAAGACGTTCAGCCGCAGTTTGTCATCAATTGCATCGGCATCGTGAAGCAACACCAGCTTGCCAATGACGCAGTAGCCTGCCTGACCGTAAACTCGCTCTTGCCACATCGCGCTGCAAAGGCCTGCGAAAGAGTCGGCGGCAAGTTTATTCACATCAGTACCGACTGCGTTTTTGACGGCAAAGGCGGCAATTACTCCGAATCGGATGTACCAACCGCTGAGGACCTATACGGACGCAGTAAGTGGATGGGTGAGGTCACTGAGGGAACGGCTCTAACTCTACGCACATCGATCATTGGCCCGGAGTTGGATGGATGCTCCGGCCTGCTAGAGTGGTTTCTTTCTGAACATAAAGAGGTGAAAGGGTACACCAACGCTCTCTTCAGCGGCCTTACGACAGTTGAGTTGGCCCGAGTGATAGCCAGATTAATCACTGAGCGCCCAGACCTGAAAGGCTTGTACCAAGTCGCTGGACCCGCGATTAGCAAGTACGACCTTTTACATTTGATCAAAGAAGCTTTTGGTCTTAAGACCATTATTACTCCCGATTCTCAGGTGCAAATCGACCGCACACTGAACGGGGAGAAGTTTGTTGCCGGAGCTGGTTATTCAGCTCCGTCTTGGCGTGAGATGATCCAAGAGATCACCGCGCACATGAAGTTGAAAGAGAGAGAACACTATGTACTTGCAGGATAA
- a CDS encoding YggT family protein, translating into MSSYSNYDDDRLINQHESAKATVEHDLNAEISHRAEEVVHKDKAVLDDMAVQVKNKAVADVQKAARLSERRQRLARTVQVIDFLFYALYVLLAVRLILGMIAARSDAGFVKFITTVTDPFYAFFKGIVQSPSASGGYTIVLPILIAMGAYALLHWGVRSLAKLIAYRQSEI; encoded by the coding sequence ATGAGTAGTTATTCAAACTATGACGATGATCGCCTCATTAACCAACACGAGTCAGCAAAAGCTACCGTTGAGCACGACTTGAACGCTGAAATCTCACACCGAGCCGAGGAAGTCGTTCACAAGGACAAAGCCGTTCTTGATGATATGGCGGTGCAGGTTAAGAACAAAGCTGTCGCGGATGTGCAGAAAGCAGCGCGGCTGTCGGAGCGCCGGCAAAGGCTTGCTCGGACCGTGCAGGTCATCGACTTCCTTTTCTATGCCCTGTACGTATTGCTCGCCGTCCGCCTCATTCTTGGAATGATCGCGGCAAGATCGGACGCAGGGTTTGTGAAGTTCATCACAACCGTCACTGACCCGTTCTATGCGTTCTTCAAGGGCATCGTTCAAAGTCCTTCCGCTTCGGGCGGATACACGATCGTTCTGCCGATCTTGATCGCAATGGGCGCCTACGCCCTTCTCCACTGGGGTGTGCGAAGTCTCGCAAAGCTGATTGCTTACCGACAGTCGGAAATATGA
- a CDS encoding glycosyltransferase encodes MKKIKILAMVDYYLPGYKGGGPIVSVSRMVSELRSEFDFVVFTRDRDLGDEAPYSDIEPGKLNAEKDCQVFYARPDQLNLRTLRKLVAEVNPDVIYLNSYFSKLTRLALALRKLGQAKGIRYVIAPRGEFSPGALQQKAWKKRAYIRAASTARLHDNLLWHVSSELEKKEAIDALENRLDAYILAPDLMQVTVDHVNHAARPPKQVGSACFAWISRISPKKNLLGAIEALMSCSGEASLTVYGPIEDEAYWQSCCERASKLPDGVRFEHKGGIPSSRVVEELSKHHFFLFPTLGENFGHVIPEALAAGCPVLVSDQTPWQDLNHHGAGWVLPLAPSSGWQAVVQECIDMDADTFACHQDRCAVYLAQRLKESDPSKSAGLFIQALAP; translated from the coding sequence ATGAAGAAAATCAAGATCCTTGCGATGGTCGATTACTACTTGCCTGGATACAAGGGTGGAGGTCCGATCGTCTCCGTCAGCCGAATGGTGAGCGAGTTGCGAAGCGAGTTCGACTTCGTTGTATTTACTCGAGACCGAGATCTTGGCGACGAGGCCCCCTATTCGGATATCGAACCTGGAAAGCTGAATGCGGAAAAGGATTGCCAAGTCTTTTATGCTCGTCCCGATCAGCTCAATCTGCGCACGCTTCGTAAGCTTGTTGCGGAGGTAAACCCAGATGTCATCTACCTCAACAGTTACTTTTCCAAGCTCACAAGGCTTGCGCTGGCATTGCGCAAGCTCGGGCAAGCGAAAGGTATTCGTTATGTGATCGCGCCGAGAGGAGAGTTTTCTCCTGGGGCTCTTCAGCAAAAGGCGTGGAAGAAACGGGCATACATCCGAGCGGCCTCTACCGCAAGACTCCATGACAATCTTCTCTGGCACGTCTCCTCCGAGCTTGAGAAGAAAGAGGCCATTGATGCTCTTGAGAACAGGCTTGATGCTTACATCCTCGCTCCTGACCTGATGCAGGTCACGGTCGATCATGTGAACCATGCTGCAAGACCCCCAAAGCAAGTGGGCAGCGCATGCTTTGCATGGATTTCGCGGATATCTCCCAAAAAGAATCTACTCGGTGCAATCGAGGCTTTGATGAGTTGTTCTGGCGAGGCGAGCTTGACCGTTTATGGACCGATTGAAGACGAAGCGTACTGGCAATCGTGTTGTGAGCGAGCCTCTAAGCTTCCGGATGGCGTCCGCTTTGAGCATAAAGGGGGAATCCCCTCCTCTCGTGTGGTCGAGGAGTTGTCGAAGCACCACTTCTTCTTGTTTCCCACCCTCGGAGAAAACTTTGGTCATGTAATCCCGGAAGCATTGGCGGCAGGCTGCCCAGTCTTAGTAAGCGATCAGACGCCTTGGCAAGACTTGAATCATCATGGCGCCGGTTGGGTTTTGCCGCTTGCACCGAGCAGTGGCTGGCAGGCGGTGGTACAGGAATGTATCGACATGGACGCAGATACATTTGCGTGTCATCAAGATCGCTGCGCAGTTTATCTGGCTCAGCGATTGAAGGAAAGTGATCCGTCCAAAAGCGCGGGCCTGTTCATACAGGCTTTAGCTCCTTAA
- a CDS encoding DMT family transporter, with translation MRSQTAILTLLTLIAFAANSVLCRLALASSSIDPASFTSLRLASGALTLWLIVIVPKGVRPMKIGGDWLSGAMLFLYAVAFSFAYVSLTAGTGALILFISVQITMIGVGIVQGNKPKLVEWVGLIIALCGIVYLVMPGLKAPSPVGAALMAMAGIAWGAYSLRGRGVKEPGLVTAGNFIRSTPIIAVVWCIAFFQLHLSTNGIILAIISGALTSGIGYILWYSVLPNLTPTRAAVVQLCVPVLAAVAGVVALHEEATMRLAISSVLTLGGVGLAVLSRTRFVESK, from the coding sequence GTGCGGAGCCAGACAGCTATTCTCACGCTACTCACCTTGATTGCGTTTGCCGCGAATTCAGTTTTATGTAGGCTCGCGCTTGCCAGCAGCTCTATCGACCCGGCGAGCTTTACTTCGCTTCGGCTGGCTTCTGGCGCTCTTACTCTTTGGCTAATCGTGATCGTCCCAAAGGGCGTCCGCCCGATGAAAATCGGAGGGGATTGGCTATCGGGAGCGATGCTCTTTCTCTACGCCGTGGCTTTCTCATTTGCTTACGTCAGCCTTACCGCAGGCACAGGAGCGCTCATTCTCTTTATCAGCGTCCAAATCACGATGATTGGCGTGGGGATAGTCCAAGGAAACAAGCCGAAACTGGTTGAGTGGGTCGGACTGATCATCGCCCTTTGTGGCATTGTCTATCTGGTAATGCCTGGCCTCAAGGCGCCATCTCCAGTTGGGGCTGCTTTAATGGCCATGGCTGGAATTGCTTGGGGCGCTTACTCTCTGCGCGGGCGAGGTGTGAAGGAGCCGGGCTTGGTGACGGCTGGCAACTTTATTCGGTCAACCCCAATCATAGCGGTTGTCTGGTGTATTGCTTTCTTTCAACTCCATCTTTCAACGAACGGGATTATCCTTGCGATCATTTCCGGAGCGTTGACTTCGGGAATCGGCTATATCCTTTGGTATTCGGTGCTGCCAAACCTAACGCCCACCCGGGCAGCCGTCGTTCAGCTTTGCGTACCGGTGCTCGCCGCGGTCGCGGGGGTTGTTGCGCTGCATGAGGAGGCAACGATGAGGCTTGCGATCTCGTCGGTGTTGACTCTTGGAGGAGTTGGGCTTGCTGTGTTAAGCCGAACACGATTTGTCGAGTCTAAATAA